A stretch of Helicobacter pylori DNA encodes these proteins:
- a CDS encoding diacylglycerol kinase: protein MSDFKVPPKAKGFKRLFKALFYSKDGLKCAWAEESAFRQIIILALFCIVLASYLAKDFLEWGLLIAPCFLSVVVELINSSIEKAVDFTGTEFHPLAKKAKDMASAAQLIGLIFWAFVWGRYLLTLYFN from the coding sequence ATGAGTGATTTCAAAGTCCCCCCCAAAGCCAAAGGGTTTAAACGCCTTTTTAAAGCCCTTTTTTATTCTAAAGACGGGCTTAAATGCGCATGGGCTGAAGAGAGCGCGTTCAGGCAAATTATTATCTTGGCTCTTTTTTGCATCGTTCTAGCGAGCTATCTAGCTAAAGATTTTTTAGAATGGGGGCTATTGATTGCGCCTTGTTTTTTATCGGTGGTGGTTGAACTCATCAATAGCTCCATTGAAAAGGCTGTGGATTTTACTGGCACCGAGTTCCACCCTTTAGCTAAAAAGGCTAAAGACATGGCCAGTGCAGCCCAACTGATAGGGCTTATTTTTTGGGCTTTTGTTTGGGGGCGTTATCTTTTAACGCTTTATTTTAATTAA